Proteins found in one Flavobacterium channae genomic segment:
- a CDS encoding carboxypeptidase-like regulatory domain-containing protein codes for MGKSILFFLLSFTLGFAQENFVKGIIKDSETKEGIPFVNIVFKNNSGTLAGTMSNENGEFSLINIKEVEISHLNYETKNVVFAENRVEVYLTPKVYILDELIISNVSGKDFLKSLLKDAKVRAVKNSKLTTYGREIVKINNQYTKYSDAKMDYYIKKGNGKSILQINQSRAIKSNLQDSTSSVLNDLNSLYNVRDYVRYAYNFDGIENIIKSKEYTFDRYLRRDASGFEYEFIKIIPDPNSDELLYEGYVIVDNKSNKIVEFKVELAESHKKNSKLRNILIAKFKLNDQAVWCKFKFVKDQYELVYYKNSFSLYMQMGKKVHDNISTTFDLLVLDCKNDVELPESGFGGKTIFEAGTNYTEKFWDKNNIFPLRDSEQQFVDTFMK; via the coding sequence ATGGGTAAAAGTATATTGTTTTTTCTACTGAGTTTTACATTAGGTTTCGCACAAGAAAATTTTGTAAAAGGAATTATAAAAGATTCTGAAACGAAAGAAGGAATTCCATTTGTGAATATTGTTTTTAAAAATAATTCTGGAACTTTAGCGGGAACGATGTCTAATGAAAATGGAGAGTTTTCTTTAATTAATATTAAAGAAGTTGAAATCAGCCATTTGAATTATGAAACCAAAAATGTAGTTTTTGCAGAAAATCGAGTTGAAGTTTACTTAACACCTAAAGTTTATATTTTAGATGAGTTGATAATTTCTAATGTTTCAGGAAAAGATTTTTTGAAGTCACTACTTAAAGATGCTAAAGTAAGAGCAGTAAAAAACTCTAAACTGACAACTTATGGTAGAGAAATAGTTAAGATTAACAATCAATATACTAAGTATTCAGATGCTAAAATGGATTATTACATTAAAAAAGGAAATGGAAAATCGATTTTGCAAATCAATCAGAGTAGAGCAATCAAATCAAATTTACAAGATTCTACAAGTTCGGTTTTGAATGATTTGAATTCTTTATATAATGTTAGAGATTATGTTAGATATGCCTATAATTTTGATGGAATTGAGAATATTATTAAGAGTAAAGAATACACTTTTGATAGGTATTTAAGAAGAGATGCTTCAGGTTTTGAATATGAATTCATAAAAATAATTCCTGATCCAAATAGTGATGAGTTGTTGTATGAAGGCTACGTAATTGTAGATAATAAATCAAATAAAATAGTTGAGTTTAAAGTGGAATTGGCTGAATCTCATAAGAAAAATTCAAAACTTAGAAATATATTAATTGCCAAGTTTAAACTGAATGATCAGGCAGTTTGGTGTAAATTCAAATTTGTAAAAGACCAGTATGAATTGGTTTATTATAAAAATAGTTTTAGTTTGTATATGCAAATGGGTAAAAAGGTTCATGATAACATTAGTACAACTTTCGATTTGTTAGTTCTAGATTGTAAAAATGACGTTGAGTTGCCAGAAAGTGGTTTTGGGGGTAAAACTATATTCGAAGCTGGCACAAATTACACCGAGAAGTTTTGGGATAAAAACAATATTTTTCCATTAAGAGATAGTGAGCAACAATTCGTTGATACTTTTATGAAATAA
- a CDS encoding twin-arginine translocase TatA/TatE family subunit, producing the protein MFGIGGGELFFIILVVLMLFGSDKIPDIARALGKGMAQLKNATNEIKSEIQKGTQEAGLDMNTLTGGVSEEIAKAKEGIAKMVNPMENINLDVQNPIEQVKEDIENITGPIKRQM; encoded by the coding sequence ATGTTTGGAATTGGAGGAGGTGAATTGTTTTTCATCATTTTAGTTGTTTTAATGTTATTTGGATCAGATAAGATTCCAGATATTGCTCGTGCTTTAGGTAAAGGAATGGCTCAGTTAAAAAACGCCACTAACGAAATCAAAAGCGAAATTCAAAAAGGAACTCAAGAAGCTGGATTGGATATGAATACTTTAACTGGTGGAGTTTCTGAAGAAATAGCAAAAGCTAAAGAAGGGATTGCTAAAATGGTAAATCCTATGGAAAATATTAATTTAGATGTTCAAAATCCTATAGAACAAGTAAAAGAAGATATTGAAAATATTACCGGACCTATAAAAAGACAAATGTAA
- the rlmN gene encoding 23S rRNA (adenine(2503)-C(2))-methyltransferase RlmN: MQTEKKDIRALSKEQLRNFFVANGDKAFRGNQVYEWLWSKRAHTFEDMTNVSKETRAMLEANFVINHIKVDTLQRSEDGTVKNAVRLHDDLVVESVLIPTETRTTACVSSQVGCSLDCNFCATARLKRMRNLEPGEIYDQVAAIDNESRLYYDRPLSNIVFMGMGEPLMNYPNVMKAIDMITSNEGLGMSPKRITVSTSGIPKMIKKMADDEVKFKLAVSLHSAVEEIRNEIMPFTKNFPLTDLRESLEYWYRKTKSKVTYEYVVWKGINDDKKSIDALVKFCKYVPCKVNLIEYNPIDDGVFQQASEEATNAYIAALEKNNIVAKVRRSRGKDIDAACGQLANKS, encoded by the coding sequence ATGCAAACTGAGAAAAAAGACATACGAGCATTATCAAAAGAACAATTGCGTAATTTTTTTGTTGCCAATGGTGACAAAGCATTTCGTGGAAACCAAGTTTACGAATGGTTATGGAGCAAACGCGCTCATACTTTTGAAGATATGACTAATGTTTCTAAAGAAACACGTGCTATGCTAGAAGCAAACTTTGTAATAAATCATATAAAGGTAGATACATTGCAACGTAGTGAAGATGGTACAGTAAAAAATGCCGTTCGTTTGCATGATGATTTGGTTGTAGAATCGGTTTTGATTCCTACAGAAACAAGAACTACAGCTTGTGTTTCTTCTCAGGTTGGTTGTAGTTTGGATTGTAATTTTTGTGCAACCGCTCGATTAAAGCGTATGCGAAATTTAGAACCAGGAGAAATTTACGATCAGGTTGCGGCTATTGATAATGAAAGTAGATTGTATTACGATCGACCATTATCGAATATTGTTTTTATGGGAATGGGTGAACCTTTGATGAATTATCCAAACGTAATGAAAGCTATTGATATGATTACTTCAAATGAAGGTTTAGGAATGTCGCCAAAACGTATTACAGTTTCTACATCAGGAATTCCAAAGATGATTAAAAAAATGGCTGATGATGAAGTGAAATTCAAATTAGCAGTTTCATTGCACTCGGCTGTGGAAGAAATTAGAAACGAAATTATGCCATTTACCAAAAACTTTCCTTTAACTGATTTGCGTGAAAGTTTAGAGTATTGGTACAGAAAAACTAAAAGCAAAGTTACTTACGAATATGTTGTTTGGAAAGGAATTAACGACGACAAAAAATCGATTGACGCTTTGGTGAAGTTTTGTAAATATGTGCCATGTAAGGTAAACTTAATCGAATACAATCCTATTGATGATGGCGTCTTTCAGCAAGCATCTGAAGAAGCTACAAATGCTTATATCGCTGCTTTAGAAAAAAACAATATTGTTGCTAAAGTTAGAAGAAGTCGAGGAAAAGACATTGATGCGGCTTGCGGACAGTTGGCGAATAAATCTTAA
- a CDS encoding phosphatase PAP2 family protein, whose protein sequence is MLEHLINLDKELFLFLNGLGSEPFDDFWKIITKQIYWSPLFVGVFYLIQKKLGWKGLGIIILFLAVLLTFTDQITNLFKYSFERLRPCNNPEFDGLMREVITRKSFSFFSGHAANSMASTTFIVLIIRKYYKHTYLLFLFPLIFAYSRIYLGLHYPGDILAGYLVGGIFGFGFYKLYLILGKKYNF, encoded by the coding sequence ATTTTGGAGCACTTAATAAACTTAGATAAAGAATTATTCCTTTTTTTAAATGGATTGGGTTCTGAGCCTTTTGATGATTTTTGGAAAATTATCACCAAACAAATCTATTGGTCGCCTCTTTTTGTTGGAGTTTTTTATTTAATTCAAAAGAAATTAGGTTGGAAAGGTTTGGGAATTATTATCCTTTTTTTAGCAGTATTGTTAACTTTTACCGACCAAATTACGAATTTATTTAAATATTCATTCGAACGTTTACGACCTTGTAACAATCCCGAATTTGATGGTTTAATGCGTGAAGTTATCACTAGAAAATCATTCAGTTTTTTCTCTGGTCATGCTGCAAATTCAATGGCTTCAACAACTTTTATAGTTTTAATTATTCGAAAATATTACAAACATACCTATTTGTTGTTTTTATTCCCTCTAATTTTTGCTTACAGTAGAATTTACTTAGGATTGCACTATCCTGGAGATATTTTAGCGGGTTATCTTGTTGGAGGAATTTTTGGTTTTGGATTCTATAAATTGTATTTGATTTTAGGTAAAAAATATAATTTTTAA
- a CDS encoding O-methyltransferase produces the protein MHFISDDLEDYVANHSQAEPELLAKLNKETYQKIMQPRMLSGHFQGRVLSMLSKIIRPKHILEIGTYTGYAALCLAEGLAENGTLDTIDIEEELVDFQKKYFDASPWKDQIFQHLGDAVDIIPTLNKKFDLVFIDADKENYVNYFHLIIPMMNKGGIILSDNVLWSGKVLEEVKPNDKSTPVLLEYNQLLNTDPRVETVLLPIRDGLTVSRVL, from the coding sequence ATGCACTTTATCTCTGACGATTTAGAAGATTACGTAGCGAATCATTCACAAGCTGAGCCTGAATTATTAGCAAAATTAAACAAAGAAACCTACCAAAAAATCATGCAACCTAGAATGTTGAGCGGACATTTTCAGGGAAGAGTTTTGAGTATGCTTTCTAAAATAATTCGTCCGAAACATATTTTAGAAATAGGAACTTATACTGGTTATGCAGCTTTGTGCTTAGCAGAAGGTTTAGCAGAAAACGGAACTTTAGACACCATTGATATTGAGGAAGAATTGGTTGATTTTCAAAAAAAATATTTTGACGCTTCACCATGGAAAGATCAAATTTTTCAACACTTAGGTGATGCAGTTGATATTATCCCAACACTAAACAAAAAGTTTGATTTGGTTTTTATTGATGCCGATAAAGAAAATTATGTGAATTACTTTCACCTAATTATTCCAATGATGAATAAAGGCGGAATTATCTTATCCGACAATGTATTGTGGAGCGGAAAAGTGTTGGAAGAAGTAAAACCAAATGACAAAAGTACTCCTGTTTTATTAGAATACAATCAATTGTTAAATACAGACCCAAGAGTGGAAACGGTTTTATTGCCTATTCGTGATGGTTTAACGGTTAGTCGTGTTTTATAG